DNA from Leptospira bandrabouensis:
TCAGGCAAACTTTCAAAGAATCCTAAATCTTTCGCGAAGTCGGAAAGTTTGACTTCTGTATATCGAGGGGACGCAATTGCATTGGGATCTAAAACATCCCCAAAAGTTCCTTCGCCGTGTACAAGCGGATAGTTATTGGCAAAAGCAAAGTCTTGTGCCATTTGAGAAAGGGCATCTTGAATGGAACGATCTCCGTGCGGATGGTATCCCATCGCAAGCCCTGCCACTTTTACAGTTTTGGTATGGCGGTTACGAGCGTCAGAGTTCCACATCGCCCATAAAATCCTTCGTTGAACAGGCTTTAGACCATCAATTTCTTGCGGAATGGCTCTCGAATCGCATACATAGCGAGAGTATTTCCTTTGGTCATCATTCACTTGGTCTTCAAAGGGGCGTTTCGGATACTGTTCTTCGTTCTTCATGGTTCCAAATGACACAGGGATGGGGTGAATTGACTTGTCAAGCGGTTTTCCCTTTTTAGACTGGCGATACGCACCGGTCTATGTCCCCAGAAACTCAAGTATACTCCCGATTCTATTGGCTTTTATGTACCTTGATTTTTTTTTCTGGATCTAACTGCCAGAACCTGAAATCACTCATCACCAGAGATCCAATTTCAGAAATTCCCGCTTCTGTTTTATACATTAAATCTCCTAGAAAAATGTCTCAATCCTTCTTCAAAGAAGGTTCCTCTCACTTCCGATTTATCGAATGGGAACCTGGGAAAACTACAGGATATGCAGAGAAAATCGAACTCAGTTTCCTTGCTTATGACAGTAATTTTTTATCAAAAGTGAAATCAGAATTTGGTAACGAACCATTTGAATCCTATAAAATCATTTGGAACAAAAAGATTGGAAAATTCAAAAAAGATGAATCTGAAAAACGAATTCTTTTTGTTTATACCGAATCCTATGCTTCAGAAACCAAAGGTTCTACACTTACAGCTCTTTTAGAAAAAAAATTCAATACTAATGAAATAAAATCTTCCATCGAAGAGTTCGATTTATTTGAATTAGGTGGTGATACAGGATTACTAATAGAAGAAGGAATTCACTCTGCTTTAAGTGGAGAAAATCGTTGGTCTCATAGTTTGGGAACTATGGAGTTTTTTTCCAACTCCACCGTTTTTACCAAACAAGAAGCAGGAACCATCAAATCGGAACATGTTTCCAATCATTACGACTACCTTCAACTTCGTTATGAATTAAACGAAACAGAAACCGACAAATTATATTCCAAACTTATTTATAAAGAAAATAATACACAACTATACTTTGTTCCGCCGTATACAAATGGACTCACTACTAAAACAAAAGAACCATTTGGTTACAAACGGATCGGAGATTTTTTACTCAAAGAGGAAATCAAATGACAGAAGTTCGCACCCGTTTTGCCCCGTCCCCTTCCGGATTTCTCCACGTTGGAGGAGCAAGAACTGCTTTATTTAATTATTTATACGCGAAAGCCAAAAAAGGAAAGTTCTTACTTCGTATTGAAGACACGGACCAAGACCGTTCTACAGAAGCCTCTTTTAAAATTATTTTAGAATCTTTAAAATGGCTGGGAATGGAATGGGACGAAGGTCCGGGAGTGGGTGGTCCAAACGGCCCATACACTCAGTCTGAAAGAATTCATATTTATAAAGAATACACAGACAAACTAATCTCTGAAAAAAAAGCGTACCGTTGTTTTTGTTCTGCAGAGGAACTCGAGGGCAAAAAAAAACAAGCCGATGCCATGGGAATTCCATACATCTACGATGGTAAATGTTCTGACCTTACTGATGCAGAAATCCAATCCCAAATGGAGAAAAAAATCCCTTTCACTGTAAGATTCAAAACTCCACATAAAATTGTGATCGTAGACGATATGATCCAAGGAAAAGTAAAGTTTGAATCCAAACTCATTGGTGACTTTATTATCGTGAAGTCCGATGGATTTCCTTCGTATAACTATGCTGTGGTGATTGATGATGCACTTATGAAAATCACGCACGTGATTCGCGGAGTGGGACATCTTTCCAACACACCACGCCAAATTTTAATTTTTGAAGCTTTTGGATTTCCCCTTCCGAGATTTGCTCATGCCAGTGAAATTGTGGGAACCGATGGAAAAAAACTTTCCAAACGTGCGGGAGCTACCTCTGTTCTTGCCTTCCGCGACTTAGGTTACTCAAGTGATACCATGAGAAACTATATGGCTCTCCTTGGATGGACTTCTCCTGATGGAAAAGAATATATGAGTGACGAAGAGCTCTGTGCTGTTTTTGATGTGGAACGCTGCTCTAAATCACCTGCTACCTTTGATGTATTCAAAAAACTAAAAGAAGAAGAAAAGGAAACTGTTGATTTTAATAAGTTATCCCTTCTCGGACTTGCAGAATATCTAAACCCAAAATCAAAACTCAATTGGATGTCGAATAAATACATTCGTGATGTAAAGATTGAAACCTTAGGAAAGGAACTCGAACCATTTCTCAAAGATTGCCAAATTCCAGAAGAATACAAAAAAGGAACCAATCCTCAACTTCTCTCTATTTTGGATTCCGTTCGTGTGTATTTGGACAGACTCATCCAAGCTCCACCTTACATCGAAGAATTCTTTTTGGAGAATCTCCAATTTGAAAACGAAGAAGCAAAACAACTGATTTTGGAAGGAAATGGAAAGGCTGTGGTTTCTGCGTTTTACCAATATGTGAAGTCACATAGTTTGGTAACTCCTGATGATTACAAAGAGGCGATGGCAAAGGCCGGGGAAACCACCGGGGAAAAAGGAAGGACTCTTTTTATGCCAATTCGAGCTGTCACTACGGGCAAATCCCACGGATTAGAACTTCCCATCCTCTTTAGCCTTCTTGGCCAAGAGAAACTGATCAAACGGATGGAACACTTGGCCGAGGCTCTTGGCCTCAGCATTTAAGAAATTTTTTCGCTCGCTGTTTGTTTTTAGGGCATTTTTGACTTTTTTTCTCCTTCTCCTTCGTGTAATATGAATAGAGAGGGGAGGGAGAAACGGCCTTTGACTGCATCTGAAGTTTTGCCTTATTTATTAACCCCCTCTGTAGGATCATACGCCATGTTCCTACCACCAGATATGTCTTCTGTCAGACATTTCCGAACAGAGCTCAAACGTACCTTAGAAGACAACGGGTTTAGTGCTGAAAATATCATGCAGATTGAACTGGCGGCAGACGAAGCTCTAACCAATGCCGTGGCTGCAAACGTATCTTGCCACTGTGATGAAACCATTATCTGCCGTTGGCGAATTGATTCTGCCAAATTCACTCTATACATTTTAGATTATGGATCGGGACTTTCGGAAGATGGTTCACTTCCTGATAACGACAAAGAACTTCTTAGATCCAATCAAAACCAATGTTTTAGTACCTTCCTCGACCATATCAAAAATCACCAAAGCAGAAAACCGGATACCCTACCTTATAATGGCTCTGGCCAAAAACATAAGAACATGGGAAAAGGATTGAAAATTATCAATGCCATGATGGACTCCGTTAAAGTAATGTTTCACGGAGAAGGAATGGTAGACGAAGCACCGGCGGGATTCAAAGTAATGGGTTCCATCATCGCTCTCGAATACGACCGTTCCAAACACTTATAATTTGATCCTTCATGTAAATACTTCCCGCGAATGGCGCGGCGGAGAACAGCAGCTTTTTTATTTAGTCCAAGGACTTTCCCATTTCAAAATCCCTCAAATTGTTGTAGGCCAACCTGGTTCTCCCTTAGAAACAAAATGCAAAGAAAACGGTTACGAATTTGTTCCCATCGAAATGCGCGGTGAATGGGATAGAAAAGCATATAAGAATATTCGATCTCTCTGTATTTCGAAAAATGTTAAATTGATTCACACTCACACGGCTCACGCCCATACACTCGCCTTACTCGCAAAGCGAAACCATTTAAACATTCCATTAATCGTTTCAAGAAGAGTAGACTTTAAACCAAAAACGAGCTTTTTCTCAAGATGGAAATACCAACACCCAGCTAACGATTATTATCTGCCCGTTTCTCAAAAAATCAAAGAAGTGATGATTTCAAGTAAAATTGCTCCTGAAAGAATTATCACAGTATATTCAGGAATTGATTTAAAACGATTTTCGAAATCGGCTCCACACGAATATCTAAAAGAAGAATTTCATATTCCCAAAAAATGTATCATCATAGGAAATGTGGCAGCCCTAGTTGATCACAAAGACCAAGAAACACTCCTGAATGCAGTCTCAAAAATGAGAACAAGTACCGACTTTCGCCTAATGATCGTTGGCGATGGGAAACTAGAAAACAAATTAAAATCACAAGCCGAACAATTAGGAATTAAGGACAAAGTGATATTTACGGGATACAGAAAAGACATCCCTGCCCTCCTTTCTCTATTCGATATTTTTACACTCACATCAAAAGAAGAAGGCCTTGGAACTTCTGTTTTGGATGCAATGGCATCTGCCCTTCCCATTGTTGCCACAAATGGCGGTGGAATCGGTGAAATGTTAGATCATAACGAAGGAGCTTACGTTTGTTCGGTGGGAGATTCGGATAGTATTGCCCAAGGTTTGGACAAATTAGTTGGATCTGAGGAATTAAGAACCAAGTTCGGAACCTTCAACAAATCTTCAGTAAAACGATTTTCTGTTACCAAAACAGTTGAAAAAACAAAACTCATCTATTATTCCTTTTTAGGAGATACTTTGTACGGAGAAGCAATATGAGCGGAAGACTTTTAATTATTGATGGTCATGCTCTGGCCTTCCGAGCTTATTTTGCTTTTGCTGCCTCTAACCTCACCAATTCTAAAACAGGTCTTCCTAGTGGTGCCGTCTTTGGTTTTTGGAGGATGTTATTCAAACTCCTTCAAGATGAAAAAGTCACACATATTGCATTTACCTTTGATCCAGGTACAAGACTGGAACGAAACGATATTTACGAAGATTACAAAGCACATAGAAAACCAATGCCAGAGGATTTAAAACCTCAACTTCAGACAATTTACGAAATGTTAAAGGCTTTGGAATTTCCTATGTATAAAATAGATGGAATCGAAGCCGACGATATCATTGGTTCTTTATGCAAAAAATTTGCAAAAGATTTTGAAGAAATAGTCATCCTTTCCAGTGATAAAGATTTATACCAAGTCCTTGACAAAAACATACACATGTTACGTGGAAAACGTGGAGTTTCCGAATTTGAAAAAATCGATCCTAAATGGGTAGAAACCAATATCGGAATCACCAAAGAACAAGTTCCCGACTATATGGGATTACTTGGTGATGCATCTGATAACATTCCTGGTGTCAAAGGTGTGGGAGAAAAAGGGGCCGCAAAACTCATCCAAGAATTTGGAAACTTAGAAACTATTTATAAAAAACTAGACCAGGTAAAAAACAAATCACTGATTGATAAACTAGCGGCAGACAAAGAAAACGCATTTTTATCGAGAAAACTAGCAACCATTGTTACTAACCTCAAACTCGATATCAAAAAAAATGATCTCAAACTTCCGAACTATCATGAACCAGCCAAGGTTCAGTATTTCAAAGACGAAGGATACAATGTCCTCCACCGCGATCTTGCCAAACAAGCAGGAATTTCCATTGCCAGCGACGGAGATACAAAAGAAAAAGAATCAGTACCAGACAAAAAGAGTAAAAAGCCATCAAAAGAAACTTCAAATTCAGATTCAGAACCAAAACCAAACAAAGGTTCTGCGGTAACAAAAAAAAATTACAAGCGAATCCAAACCTTAGAGGATTTGAAAAAAATTATCGCAAAACTCGATCCCAAAAAACCGATTTCCGTAGATACAGAAACTACCTCTCAAGATCCAATGCTTGCGGAGTTACTTGGAGTTTCTTTTTCTCAGGAACCAGGAACTGCCTATTATATCGCCTTCTCTCATCCTGAGTCCATTTATAGCCACATTCTCCCAACACCCGAAGAAGGACTCGCAGTCTTAAAACCAATGTTATCCGAACCCAAATGGAAAAAAGTGGGACAAAACATTAAATATGATCTTTTAGTGTTACGTAATTATGGAGTGGAACTATCAGGAATTCATTTTGATACCATGCTTGCCTCTTATCTCTTAAACCCTGGGGAACGCCGCCATAATATGGATGATATGGCCGTTGACTATTTGAATTATAAAACCATCACTTATGAAGAGTTAGTTGGAACAGGAAAGAAAAAACAAAACTTATACGATATTGATCCGGAACGTGTTTCCGAATATGCCTGTGAAGATGCAGACATTACCTTACAACTCTTCAATGTGCTTTCACCCAAAATGGAGGAAGGAATTCACAAAAAACTTTTTTTTGATATTGAAATGCCCGTATTACAGGCGCTTGCTGATATGGAATTTGAAGGAATCGCTGTAGAACCTGGATACTTTGAATCACTTTCAAAAATTTTCGAAACAAAAATCAAGGAACACGAAAAAAACATTCATTTTTTTGCGGGAAGACCATTCAACATCAATTCAACCAAAGAATTGCAAACCGTTTTATTCGAAGATTTACGACTGCCCGCAGAGAAAAAAACACAAACTGGTTATTCTACAGACCACTCTGTTTTGGAATCTTTACAAGGCACTCATCCCATCATTGATCATTTGTTAGAGATTCGAAAATTTTCAAAACTCAAATCCACTTATACAGATACATTACCTACACTCATCAATCCCAAAACGGGACGTATCCATACAAGTTATAATCAAACGATTGCCGCCACAGGTAGGTTATCCTCAACGAATCCAAACTTACAAAACATCCCTATTAAAGATGAAGAAGGTAGATTACTGCGAAAGGGTTTTGTTGCCAAAAAAGGATTCGAAATTCTTTCCCTTGACTATAGCCAAATCGAACTTCGCATTATGGCCCATTTTTCCAATGATCCGCAAATGATTAACGCTTACAAATCAGGGGCGGATATCCACAAACGTACGGCCGCCGGAATTTTTGGAGTTCCCGAAGACCAAGTAACGCCCGATATGCGAAACAAAGCAAAAGTGGTAAACTTTTCTGTGATTTACGGAGTTACATCTTTCGGCCTTTCCAATAACTTACGAATCAGCCGAAAAGAAGCCAAAGAATTTATAGAAAAATATTTTGCCACATATACTGGTGTGGGCACTTATATGGAGGAAATTGTAGAGTTCTGCAAAGAACACGGGTACGTGGAAACATTACTGGGACGCAGACGTTACCTTCCCGACATTCATTCCAAACACAAAATGGCAAGCGAAGCAGCTAAACGAGTCGCCATCAATTCACCAATCCAAGGAACTTCTGCGGACATGATCAAACTTGCCATGATTCAAATTGATAAAAAAATCAAAAAAGAATCTTTTCGTTCCAAATTACTTTTACAAGTACATGACGAACTAGTGTTTGAAGTGGATCCTAAGGAAAAAAAAGAATTTTACCAAATGGCAAAAGAAGAAATGGAAACTGCTATGAAGTTAAAAGTTCCCATTGTCGCACAAGGAAAGTTTGGTGGTAATTGGGATGAAGCCCATTAGGTTGTTTTTTTTCGTTCACAAGTTTTATCACCATGTGTAACTTGCTTTCTTGGAGATTGATCTTAGAAGAAGAAAAAAAAGCCGATTGGTTTTACAGGTTACCAAAAGAAACAATCAACCAATTTCTAAAATTCAATTCACCGCTATTTGAAATCAAACATCCCAAAAGTTTGGTGCAATCCTTTCAACTAGTTGGTGAATCGGTTTTATCTGAAACGAATGCCTGGGGTACAAAACCTTCCTGGTGTCCTGACTTTCTTACCAATACAAAATCGGAAAAATTAATTTCATCTCCTTATTGGAGTCAGTATATGCAGAACCGTATTCTTGTTCCTGTTCGTTCTTTTTTTGAATGGCAAATACAAAGGACAGGCAAAAAACATAAATACGAAATCACATTCAAAAATCCTCATTCTTATTTTGCAGGTTTATGGGGAGAAGAAAACGGAACCAAGTGGATTACCATTCTCACTGGTGAAGCAAACGAAAAAATAAAAACCATACATAACAGCGGGGAAAATAAACATCGTCAACCAATTGTAATGCCATTACAAAATCAAAATCATTGGCTTAACCCTTCTGTCAAAAATCCAAAAGACATTACAGATCTATTATCTCAGTTTACTCCAGACGAAACAACAGAAGAGGATTTGAACAAAGAACCAACGCTATTCGACGAATCATAAACATTAAATGATTTACTGATTCGGAAAAATTACTTAGTGTCATCAATTTGTAATAATGCAACAATTGATCTTAACAATTGATTTTCACCTTATTGTCACATTGTCGTAACCGATCCATTTTACCTTATCAGTAGATAAACAAGAGGATACATTCCGATGAAACCAAATACTATCAATAAAACAGAACGAATTTTAGAAGTTCGTTTAGCGGAAAACCAACTAGAAATTGAAAGAGCACTCGCACTACGATATGAAGTGTTCAACTTAGAAATGGGAGAAGGTCTGCCACAATCTTCTGCCACAAGAAAAGATCGTGATGAGTACGATTTGTACTGCCACCACTTAATTGTGATCGATAAGTCTACTGATGACAAAAAAATTGTAGGAACCTACCGCATTTTAACACGCCAAAATGCAAAAAACGGTATTGGTTTTTATAGTGAAAACGAATTTGATATTACTTCTATTTACAACCTTCCTGATGAAATTGCAGAAGTGGGTCGTTCTTGTGTTCACCCTGACTACCGTGATGGTTCAGTGATCTCTTTACTCTGGCAAGGTCTTGCTGAGTTCATGAATAAACATAACGTTCGTTACCTGATGGGTTGCGGATCAATTCACTCCACAGATGCAGGAGTTGCTTCCCAATCTTATGGATTTTTGAAAGCCAAAGATGCCCTCGCCCCAGAAGAATTTCGGGTGTATCCAAACCCTGACTATGTCCTTCCCGGTTTTGATGCCAATTTTCATGTAGAAGATCCTAAATCCATCTCCAAAAATATCCCTCCACTTTTGAAAGGATACCTCCGAGTGGGTGCTAAAATCTGTGGAATTCCTGCACTGGATTCTGTTTTTGGTACTACAGATGTGTTTATTCTTTTCGACCGCAAGGAAATTACGGAGAGATATGCGAAACACTATATGAATGCATGAGCCCTAACCAGGAAATAGACTACCAGCACCCTACAAAAAAGGACCAAGTTCGATTTTTCGGTTTTACCCTTTTTTTAGTTCTTACGATCTGTGCCGGTTATTTCCTGGGCCTTCCTCGGTATTATCTCGGATGGTTTTCCTTTGCGATTGCATCGTTCTCTGTGGCCGGAAACGATGCAGTCCAAACCATCGGAACCTTTATCGAGAGTAAAAAATCAGTTCATTGGCTCCAAAAGATTCTCGTTTTCGGTGGTCTTTTATTTTTCGTTCATTTAATTGCATGGTTTTTACATGGTGGTGAAATTCATTTCCATCGACTTGATTCCATTCCTGAAACCAAAGACTTCAATCTTCTCCAACTTTTAGCCCCTGTATTACTTGTTGTCATTACAAGACTTCGAGCTCCTGTTTCTACTACCTTTCTCGTCTTAGGTTTGTTTGGTGGCAAAAGCATAGACCAAATGTTAACCAAATCCTTTTTCGGGTATGGTCTGGCATTCCTTGTAGCGATTGTTGTATGGGCGATCCTTGTCAAAGTGGATCCACATGAATACCATGAGGTTCATACTCCTGATCCTGTAACGGAGCGAAGATGGTCTCAGTTACAATGGCTTTCCACAATGTATTTATGGGTAGCTTGGTTATTTCAAGATACTGCGAACATTGCAGTTTTTTTACCTCGGCAATTGGGGATTATTGAATTTTTAACCGCAGTGTTTATACTTATCGCTGCCTTACTTGTCATCATACGCACCAACGGTGGTACCATCCAACGTGTGGTATCCGAAAAATCAGACATCCAATGGGCCAAAGCCGCCACCATTGTCGATTTAGTTTATGGAAGTCTCTTATTCTTTTTCCAATACATCAGTAATGTCCCTATGTCTACCACTTGGGCATTCCTTGGACTCCTTGCGGGCCGGGAAATCATTCTAAACGTCATCACATACAAAGACCTTCCTTACCTAGATACTTTTCGGAAAGTGGGAAAGGATGTAGTTCTTGCCACCATCGGAATCCTTGTATCCATTTTGGTTTTCTTTCTCTCCTACTTTCTTTACCCCGAACAGAGGGCAAACACCCCGCTGGAATTTTGGAAATCCCCCACCCAGGAAGATTCCTTATAATTTTCTTTGACACGAACCGCAATTGTCAGGGTAGTGTCATATATGAGATTGATTCTCATGAAAGAAAACGAGGAGTCATTATGTCTATTGCAATGATGTTACGAGAAGGAACCGCAGAAAAACACCAGGAAACCGAAAAGGTTCCCTATCTCCGTGCCATTTTTCGCGGGGGTCTCGATGCCCAAACCTATACTTACCAATTAGAAAGTTTACTCGCAGTTTATACGGTAATGGAAGATCTCTACCGCCAAAACAAAGACAACCCCATTCTTGCCAAACTTTACTTTCCGACTCTCTTTCGCGAAAAGGCACTCAAAGAAGATATCGCCAGTTTCCAAAAGAAATTTGGAACCAAACTTCGAGGTTCTGTCTCCAAAGCGACACAAGGTTACATCGATCATATCAAAAATACCGCAAAAACTAAACCAGAACTCCTAGTCGCACAGGCTTACGTCCGTTACTTGGGAGATTTATCTGGTGGCCAAGCAATCAAAAAAGTAGTAGCTAAAACTTTTGAACTAGAAGGAAATGAAGGAACTGCTTTTTATGAATTTCCAGAAATTGAAGACCTAATGGCTTTCAAAGGAATTTATCGTCAAAATTTGGACACTCTCCCTTTGGACGAATCACAAAAAGCAGAACTATTAGAAGAAGCGAAGGTTACGTTTGATTTAAACAAGTTTTTGTTTATTGAACTCGATTCCGATCTAAAAGAAAATATCGGAATGGACCGTTACCAAACTCTTTTACCAGCAGGTTAATTTTTGGGATTCCCGTATACATTAGTCACTTTAGTTTTTTTATCCATGTTACCGGTGACAATGATTGTGCCGGTAGTCAAGGATGTAGTAAAAGATCGGTTACTCGGTTCCAACTGGGAAGTTGCTTATTTCACAAGTATTCCCATGCTAGGTTCCTTTCTTTTTGCACCAGTTGCGGGAATCATCTCTGACCGTTTTAAAAACAGAAAGTATTTCATTAGTTTTTTCTGTTTTTTGGATGCAGGCCTTTTTTATTTACTCACCATCGTCACTGATATGGGACTCTTTCTTTTTTTAAGATTTTTGGAAGGGGCCGCTCATATTTTTATCATTGGACTTTTACTTAGTTCTGCTGCCGATCGTGAAAACGATCCAGAAAATAAACGTTATTATGGCAAAGGCATTCTTATGGGTATCACGGGAATGTTTTTATCGTTAGGTGGTGCCTTTGGAATGCCCCTAGGCATTCTTGGAAGACAAAATCCCCTTTTACCATTTTATGTAGGTTCAGGAATTCTTATCTTTGTAGGTTTAATGAGTTTACTGATGTTAAAGGACAAAGGGATTCATAAAGTAAAAGATTTTAAGTTAAACGACTTAAAAGTAGCCATTTTCGAAAACCCATTTTTATTTGTTCCCTTTTTATTTAACTTCATCGACCGCTTTACCGTCGGTTTTATTATTTCTTCATTTAATATCCACTTACGTGAAACACTGGCTTTCCATCCTGGAATGCTCGGTGTGTTTTTAGGACTTGTTCTTTTTCCAATGAGTTTACTTTCTTATCCTTCGGCACTTCTTTCTCGCAAAACAGGTGTTTTGCCCTTGGTGCTTGTAGGTTCCACAATCTACGGAATTTTCCTTGGTCTTTCTGGGACAACTAACGATTATTGGTATCTTTTTACTTTTTTACTGATCTGTGGAATTGGGGCTGGAGTGATGTTTGTACCTTCCATGATGCTTGCCAGTAAAATGTCAAAACCCGGTCTTACCGCCACCACTATGTCCGCTTTCACTGGAGTAGGTTCGCTTGGCTTTATGTTAGGACCGATTGTTTCTGTCCAAATGCAAACGGTTTTTGAATCGTTATTACCTCCGACTTATAGTTTTTCTGCACTCTCTTTCTTTTTTGGATTCTTAGAGATTGGACTCGTGTTTTTAACCATTCCCTTTTTCAAAAAGATTTTGGAAAAAATGGGCAGAATCGATGAAGAAAGGGAAAAGATAACACTTGCCAACACCGATCCTATCCTGTAGAATCTTGGTTAATCCATCTTAAGGTAAGGGTTTATGTTCAAAAAACTTTTGATACTCAGTACACTTGCGTCCGTTCTTTTCCTTGTTTCCTGTTCCTCTGGAAACAAAGTACAAGCAGGGAGCACTAAAGTTCATCCGCACACGGCACTTCGCAAATTAGAAATCGATATGATCAAAGTGGGAGATGGTTTGGTAAAAGTAGAAGCTGTTCTTGGCAAATCGACAGAAAAATCATCTGACCCAAGTGGAACAGTCATGGTTTGGTATTTTGCAGAAGACCGCGATGTTCCAGAACAATACTACACTTTGAAAGAAAAACCAGATACAATCGAAAAGTTTGTGAAACTTACTTTTGACGCTAAAAACAAAGTTACAGCAAAAGACTTCAAACTATAAAATCATTCTTCCGATGTGGATTCCAATTCCGCATCGGTGGGAGCTGGGAAAGGAAACCCAGGGAAACTTGGTTTTACTTTTCCTTCTACGTCATCATCTAACAGATCGATGGTGGTAAATCCAAGTAAAAAGTCAAAAGCTTCGGCAACATTAAATCCAAGTCTTGCCCCACCATAAACTCCTGCTACAAACTCTACATTCCAAGAATATCCTGGGGGATAACCAAACGGTTTTAAGTCTTCTGCGGGAAGATACACCAAAAATTCTTTTTGACCAGTCGCAGCTACCAAGTCATTTGTGAGCTCCCGACGGAAGTGTTCTTTTTTTCTCCTCTTTCGATCTTTAACAGGATCATAAAGATAAGAATAATATCGCATCTTATAACTTTTTACATTGGCTCTTTCGTCTTTGGTAAGAGGGATTCCTTTTTTATCGACAAGCCAATTCCCTTTGGCATCCAAAATGGGAAGGCCCGAATGGAAACTTTCACCACCTAATATACCAAAGACGAGTTGTTGGGAATGGTAAGTGCCGAATTCTCCACCCCGAAGACCTACCCCTCGGCCCAAATCCTTTTTTCCTAATTCGGACTCACCACCTTGGAATAGAACACCGATGGGAAGTGGACCAACTTTCAGGGCAGCTCCATACATTGGTGTTTCTGCACCAACGGTTACTATATCTTGGAAATCATTTTTACGATTTTTCCAATACGTTGCACATTGTAGAAAAAAGGAAAGGCTTAGAATAAGACCAATGATTCGCATTCTTTTCCAGTTTTTTTCATTTTCTACTTTTCGGAATCAAAAAAACAAACAATTTGGGAAGATATGACTTCTTTTGAAGACTTTCCGATGATTGAAGTGAAAAAAATGAATGAGACGGAAGTCCGCCTCTTTGCCTTACTTTTTAATCTGCTCCGCGAACCCAAAGGAATCAGTTTCCAAAAATTTCGTAATATTATGCCTCGGTTCTACAAAAATGAAGATATAGAATCCGATCGCAAAAAACTCTACCGCGACTTAAACCAACTCAAGAGCCTTGGATTCAATATCAAAGTGGCTCAGTTTGGATACCAATCAGAAGACTATTTTCCTTATTATTTAG
Protein-coding regions in this window:
- a CDS encoding SOS response-associated peptidase family protein; this translates as MILEEEKKADWFYRLPKETINQFLKFNSPLFEIKHPKSLVQSFQLVGESVLSETNAWGTKPSWCPDFLTNTKSEKLISSPYWSQYMQNRILVPVRSFFEWQIQRTGKKHKYEITFKNPHSYFAGLWGEENGTKWITILTGEANEKIKTIHNSGENKHRQPIVMPLQNQNHWLNPSVKNPKDITDLLSQFTPDETTEEDLNKEPTLFDES
- a CDS encoding heme oxygenase (biliverdin-producing), translating into MSIAMMLREGTAEKHQETEKVPYLRAIFRGGLDAQTYTYQLESLLAVYTVMEDLYRQNKDNPILAKLYFPTLFREKALKEDIASFQKKFGTKLRGSVSKATQGYIDHIKNTAKTKPELLVAQAYVRYLGDLSGGQAIKKVVAKTFELEGNEGTAFYEFPEIEDLMAFKGIYRQNLDTLPLDESQKAELLEEAKVTFDLNKFLFIELDSDLKENIGMDRYQTLLPAG
- a CDS encoding LIC13411 family adhesin, with the translated sequence MRIIGLILSLSFFLQCATYWKNRKNDFQDIVTVGAETPMYGAALKVGPLPIGVLFQGGESELGKKDLGRGVGLRGGEFGTYHSQQLVFGILGGESFHSGLPILDAKGNWLVDKKGIPLTKDERANVKSYKMRYYSYLYDPVKDRKRRKKEHFRRELTNDLVAATGQKEFLVYLPAEDLKPFGYPPGYSWNVEFVAGVYGGARLGFNVAEAFDFLLGFTTIDLLDDDVEGKVKPSFPGFPFPAPTDAELESTSEE
- a CDS encoding LIC13410 family lipoprotein — protein: MFKKLLILSTLASVLFLVSCSSGNKVQAGSTKVHPHTALRKLEIDMIKVGDGLVKVEAVLGKSTEKSSDPSGTVMVWYFAEDRDVPEQYYTLKEKPDTIEKFVKLTFDAKNKVTAKDFKL
- a CDS encoding GNAT family N-acetyltransferase, yielding MKPNTINKTERILEVRLAENQLEIERALALRYEVFNLEMGEGLPQSSATRKDRDEYDLYCHHLIVIDKSTDDKKIVGTYRILTRQNAKNGIGFYSENEFDITSIYNLPDEIAEVGRSCVHPDYRDGSVISLLWQGLAEFMNKHNVRYLMGCGSIHSTDAGVASQSYGFLKAKDALAPEEFRVYPNPDYVLPGFDANFHVEDPKSISKNIPPLLKGYLRVGAKICGIPALDSVFGTTDVFILFDRKEITERYAKHYMNA
- a CDS encoding MFS transporter encodes the protein MGFPYTLVTLVFLSMLPVTMIVPVVKDVVKDRLLGSNWEVAYFTSIPMLGSFLFAPVAGIISDRFKNRKYFISFFCFLDAGLFYLLTIVTDMGLFLFLRFLEGAAHIFIIGLLLSSAADRENDPENKRYYGKGILMGITGMFLSLGGAFGMPLGILGRQNPLLPFYVGSGILIFVGLMSLLMLKDKGIHKVKDFKLNDLKVAIFENPFLFVPFLFNFIDRFTVGFIISSFNIHLRETLAFHPGMLGVFLGLVLFPMSLLSYPSALLSRKTGVLPLVLVGSTIYGIFLGLSGTTNDYWYLFTFLLICGIGAGVMFVPSMMLASKMSKPGLTATTMSAFTGVGSLGFMLGPIVSVQMQTVFESLLPPTYSFSALSFFFGFLEIGLVFLTIPFFKKILEKMGRIDEEREKITLANTDPIL